The Myripristis murdjan chromosome 8, fMyrMur1.1, whole genome shotgun sequence genomic sequence CCTGCAGTGTCCTGCTGATTTATAGTGCTTACgcattaaaacagaaaaggagTATTTGATTAAAACAAGCCAGATTAAAGCTGActaccttctctctctctctctctgtgtgtgtgtgtgtgtgtgtgtgtgtgtgtgtgcatgtttgagagTGGGATGGGTATAGCCGCAAGCAACTGAGGGCAAATTCTCTTAAGCCACATGTCATGAAAAGCTCATATGTCCCTGTAAGTAAGCAAACTGTGGAATCCAGTATATGCAAGTCATATGAAGTTATCCTGGAGAATGGTATTGAGGCAATAGTTCCCTGCCAAATGACAGTCTCCGTGGTCCCTTTAGCTGCCTGAGCTGCTTTGTAGTTTTTGCCACTGTGACTTGGACCACTGGAGGACTGGGCGACACCAGAGGGTAATCAGCTTTAATCTGGCTTGTTTTATTCAGACACAAGTAAAACAGCATGTGAAATTGCATGCAGGCAGTGATGGCAAGATAAGAAAAAACACCTTTGGGGCCCATTAACCACAAGagtgaaatacaaaaatgtgaacacggcacagaattagaaaaaaaaaaaaaatcaaacagaaaatggaaacaaaaagaaacaggaggGTGACTGGTGACTGGACTAAATGGGAAAATGTGGGCAAATGTTGAAAAGTAAAAGATTTATGAAACAGATTACTAAGTGTAGCATTATTATATTGCCTAAATTGATGGCCAATACAGTGCAGAGGCCTAAAGTAGAATCCTTCCATTTGGTATTATGATATGTGCCAGGCCCTGTGTCAGATCCTTAACTGCTGGCCCCGGTGCCACAGATCTTCACTGCATGTTGGGTCACTTCATGTCATTGCTCAGACTTGGAGTGGGTGTCCAGTTACTGTTTCTATGATCTGTTGTGAGTCCCCTCTGAGTCAGCACACACAGAGCCGTGCCAAACTCCCCATTCATACCAGTGCTGCACTATCTATTTAAAATCATATCACTTTTAAAACACCCAAACAGTCGCTCAGGCTTTAGGAATCCAAACACAAAGATAAAAGCCTGTTCAAAGCTTTGGTGCACACTGACAATCCTGAGCCTGCTGACGCATTACTTATCTTCAGTTTAATTTACCACTTGGCTCCTTGTGTGACCCCTAACATGAGTGGTATGGCGGGAAGGTGCGCATCTATTCTTGATCCGTGTGTTTCTGAACCTCATGACCTATGACCCGAATGTTAGTCGAGTCCTGGGATGCCGGCAGGGCTGTGCCTCTATTTGCTTGGTGCCTTTCTTTCTGACAACTGGTGTGCCACATTTACAAAACTATAGCAGCACTCAAGCTGTCTTGCTATTTTTGTATTAGTCACGTACACTTCCACCCCGAAACCAGCTGCACCCGTCTCTTGGCACGGGGAGATGGAGTAATTGAGGAGGCTCCTTACTCACACCAGTGGAGAAGTCTTGCCATGTTCCTACTCGAAATGTCTAGCTCCTGTTTGAGAAAGCTAAATGTAGTTTTATGTTAAGGGCATTTGCATTATGGTTTTCTTTTGAAAGTTTAATATACATTCTGGTCACCCAGTGTTGTGGACAATGGATGAAGACAGCAGCCATGGTCAAGGTTGCATCAGGAGTCCCAGTCACCTTTGAGACACAGACACCGAGCCTTTCCTCTTGGAGTTTGTTTGGTTAATGGACTTAATATGCAAGAGAAACGCATTTCTCGTTGGTATTTCGGTGGACTTGCCTCCAGCGCATCAGCCTGTTTAACACACCCATTGGATTTGATAAAGGTAATATATAAAACTGACtagatttatgatttatttcccATTTTACACGTGACCCAATTATGCTTAAAAAGTCAGTCTTAGCATTATATGCACTTGTACTTTGCACACTGAGGAAATGCtgcaattattattttcttgtttgagGCTTATGACCTTGATTTTGAAAAAACTTTGCCTCGATCTTGGcacaaaacactgacactgcAATACCACAAATGACAGGTCCACTGGCTTAATTCTGTTTCGCTTTTAAAGATGATGCAGCTTTACCGATGTACTTCATCTCGGTTCTGTCACTGAATGATTGTAGTTGTGTTGTGTATAGATTTTTAAATACGATATTACCTCCAGCTGCAATTCTTCATTTTAGACATATTTTGACCATTTTAATTCACTGCACACTGGCATCTGTTCTACGAGTGCTGTATACTCTTTAGACAACGGCAGATGTTTTATACACTCAAGCTTTTTAACACATCCATGACAATTTACTGATAGCACTACACATGGTGCATGGTAAGTGCCATTGCTGAGAGTGACTTGAAAACTGGATAAGGCTCTGTGTTGCTCGTATTTGGGCATTTCTAGGTGCACctgcagacacagcaggaggtAAGGATTCGGATGTTGGGGATGACTGTCAATGTGGTGAGGAGAGACGGTTATCTGGCACTCTACAGTGGCCTCAGTGCCTCCCTCTGTCGGCAGgtagatacacatacacacacatacacacttactaCAACATGCAAGGTGTTTAACTCACTCAAGCACTCAGTGAATCAATAAGTCATTGCCTTTCTGTCATCATAGTTTTGATGTAATGACTGCTTTTCCCCCTGTAGATGACATACTCTCTGTCACGCTTTGCCATCTATGAGACTGTCAGGGACAAGATAAACAGCAGGAGCAAAGGGCTCATGCCTTTCTACCAGAAGGTCCTGCTGGGTGCCTTCGGTGGTATGTGTTGTCCCACAGAGTGATGGTGGTTGGCAGTGTGGTCTTCATTTTTTATGTCTGCTAGACAAGTGATGCATTTCCTCCCACAGGGTTTGCAGGTGGCTTCATCGGGACCCCAGCTGACCTGGTTAATGTACGGTGAGTTGTGTGGATGGATTGATCAATATCATGAGGGGGGATAGATACTAGGAACACAGTCTCCTTGTAATATAAATGCTGCGCTTGAGAGTACTTTTTCCAGCACTTAGATGATTAATATCTTAAAAAACCTGTTGCTTTAGTCAGCCAGTTTTCTCACTGAACTCAACAGGAAGGCAATCACTGAGAAGCTAATGAATTTGTTAACTTATTCCCTCTGCTACCAATGATCATATCAACAAATGATTTGGCGTCAAAAACTTTAAATTTCACGTGTTTCCAGAATGCAGAATGATGTCAAATTGCCAGCAGAACTCAGAAGAAAGTaagtatttttgaaaatttgtgtttttggccttctttcatgcagtcaataaaaaaagatggtCTGTAGTCTTCCAGCATTTAATACACATCAACACATTGTGAGATTTGTTTTCTTGCCAGTTACGCTCATGCTCTGGACGGACTGTTTCGCGTCTGGAAGGAAGGTAAAgtttcttgttctttctttgGGCTACTTCAGGGTAAAGCAGGAGTTGCTTTCTTTAATGTCTGTCCTTGATATCGTTTTGTGTCAGAGGGAGTGAAGAAGCTGTTTTCTGGTGCTACAATGGCGTCTACTAGAGGTGCACTGGTCACAGTTGGACAGGTGaagaatattttattatatgacttgtttttcaaaattctACTACAGTATTATATGCTTCTGggatttgctgattttttttaaaatttttttatttttttgcccatGCAGCTGTCTTGTTACGACCAGTCCAAGCAGCTGGTTGTAGCCACTGGTTACCTGACTGACAACATCTTTACCCACTTCCTGGccagtgtttttgcagtgagcatCACTTCTGTCATTGTATACGTCATATTGCAACAATATGCCCGAACCGAAGTGAGCAAAGTGTTACCTCCTCTTCTTTTGCATAGGGGGGCTGTGCTACAATCCTGTGCCAACCACTTGATGTTGTTAAAACTAGACTAATGAACTCCAAAGGCGAATATGGGGTGAGTTGCACATGAAATACCCCACTCGCTTGAATTTCTGGGTTGTGGTTCTTTGGGGGATCTCAGTTGTCTCTTTGCCAGCCACCCTGTTGGTCTGTCAACACTCTTAAATTTAATcacataaatgttttatttgtgtgctATGGAGAGAATCATCCAGTTTGTTCCTCTAAGCTCTTGCGTCCTTGGTGCAGGGTGTGTTTCACTGCCTGACAGAAACAGCAAAGCTGGGCCCTAAGGCGTTCTACAAGGTAGGCTTCATCCTCAGGCATAATGTTTCCTACAATTCCCTGCAGTCAAAAACAGAacctctgtctttattttggttgttttaaaTGTTGCATATGTTTTCCAGGGTCTTGTTCCTGCCGGTATCCGCCTCGTCCCACACACAGTCTTCACCTTCATTTTCCTGGAACAGCTGAGGCAACATTTTGGTGTCGTGGTTGTTACCTGAGAGTGGTTTGTTTAGGCAGCCCTGGCCTGGCTCCATGACTTCAGTGGTCTTCTGCAGCTTGGAGCGGTGACTGTCAAGAGTAGACCAAGCTAGCGCCAATGCTACTACAAACAAACCCAACCAAGCTAGAATTCACTGTGCAGACGCCACTGCCTGCACAAAGAATGAGGACCAAGAGGACGCCATGTGCTTAGACATGCTTAAATAGCTCTCAGAAACTCATTTCAACCTAACACTTGAAACAAGAGTGACTTGAAAGTCATCAGAGTAAACTCCAGATGTTCACATACTGAGTGAACTGGagtgatttgattttgatttttttttccctccatgtgCCCCGGGCTCAATGACCAGAGTGTGTTCATTTGCTTTTGGATGTGGAATATCTGTGAAATGTGAGTGtcattgtatttaaatgtcCACCGCATGTAATGAATTGTACAACTATAGATATGACACTGTTTTCAGTGTAGGTGAAAAGAAGGTTTGAAAAATGGTAACAAAAGATCTGTAAAGAAGAAAGCACCTCTGAAATTAAAATCACCTACTATAATTTGAGTATATCTTGAGTCTTGCATCACGCAGTTATACTTCAACCTTTCCTTTAATTTTCTTGCTTTGCCCTGTGGGGGGCAGTGTTACACTGGACGATTACAAATGTGTCTCCATTCATGTACAATTATGTCTATGCTGCTACTCTGTGCAATGATGCAGAAATAGAACAGGGAGATTTCATAGATTCATACAGAttctatattttttatattgcaaGTTTTCGTTGTGAGTGTGAGGAAGAATGCATACTTTTTACATTCATAATGGCAAGACTTCAGTGGAGCACTTATGAGTTTGAAAAAGAGCATTGGTTTACAAGCTGACAATGGAAGTAAGCCTGATTTATAAAACAGTACTGCTTTCAAACTGGAAATTTTAACAATAATGCAACATTTTGTGCTCGTGTATTTGCTTGTAGGTCAGCTGTCTTGTTGATAGTTTGTCTATCTAATGAGATGTGCTTCTCTCAGACTGAGCTGTTTGGCATTCCTCtatctgcctcacacacacacacacaaatgcgcgcgcgtgcgcacacacacacgtgcgcgttCAGGTACCTGTCAGGTCCtctgttctctgcaattagagACCTGGTGGGAATATTAAGGAGTGTCTGCAATATTCAGCATACTGAACAGATCCcaattacactgcaaaatgtccatcttaatCCATCTTATTTAGCCACATATTCagtcttattttttcttaaaacaagtgaaaaaaaatctgcaagtgagatgagatgatcctgcttgtttccattacaatttcacttgtttcaggatttttactcagaacaagtataaatatgttgaaacaaggccgaataaggcagatcagtccaGTAGTATCAACAAAATGACTTTTGATTGAATGAAacttggaaacaagttgattagcattggaaacaaaagggattatctcatcccactgtcggATTTGTTGCACTTCAGACACAGCCGGTGCTTTCATAAAGACATTCAGCAGCTATTGAAAGCATGCTTGggtaatatatttttcttttcactgcaTTTCTGAGATGAGGTTTGACTCCTTGCCCAGCAGCAAAGTGTGGATATGTGGTTTCCTATGCAAGCTGCACGTTCCTTTTACTCTGACGTGCAATCCATCACTGTGGGCCTTCAAAGCAGCTTGATGAGTTCCCATGCCCCAGAGTTAACCTACAGCACTGCCCTTATCCATATTGAGGTCTATATGTGTTTTgattgtgcatttgttttatgacGGTGACGTCTTCCGCCTTAATCTCTTGTCCGCCCCGCTCTTCATGCACCTGGCGCACTGCTGAGATAGAGCTAGAGGCAGATAAACTTTGTCAGTGCTGTCTAGCCTATTGGATAATTGATATCGGTGAACCAACAAGAGATGAATGTTAAGTGCTTGGGGCAGCTCTccatttgttgtgtttgttggcTACAGGTTGGGACACAGACAGTGATATTGGACTTATTAATAGAAAAGGGATCGGACAGGTTATGTAACTCAATATTGCTAAAAGAGCTGAATTTTGACTGGCGCATAAAGTTTTCTAATGGAGACAATTTTATCATCAGTGGTTGTCATGGAGATCACTGAAAGAGCTGGGTAGTTACAAGTAATGCACCATATAAAAACTGTGTGTCTGGGCTCTTCTACTGAGCcggtctccctctctgtcacttaATGTCCTGCCTGAGTTTGTGGTAAGGCCACAATGAAGGTTTATGTTTGTGGTCTCTGTCTTATCGGGCACTCTATCACTGATACACTACAGAACGTCTACTGTGGTGGACACGTCCATTAGGGATGCGGTAAATGTGAAATACTGCAGACCAGGAGACAATTGTTTGTGcttgtagacacacacacacagacagacaaatatgtAGACATAAATAAATGCGCTCACTTTCTCTTCTCGTGCTCTCTTTCTTTgactctttctcctctctcctctcctttctgcctctctgtctctatctctctccttcctttcccctgacaaaatgagaagaaaatcaTTTCAGGACATCACAAGTTTGGTTTGAAACTAAAACCTGAACAATATGTCCTGGAGCTCATGCTGTGCGTTGCTCACTGGGAAATTTGGTGGGCAGCAGAAGTTGAGAATTTTATTTTAGGGTAACTACCATACCAGATGTTGCCGTTAACATATCTCAAAACCGGGAAAATAGCTTTGATATTTCCCTGTTGGGTTGGATCACAGAGCACATGAATGAAATGCTTTGCAGCAGTTATGTTTCATACCGGCCACTCCCTTGAACTGGACTGAAAACATTACAATCTCTGTAAAGACCTTATCACATGGAACACATTTCTCGCACAGAGAAACGCAGCCGGCCCAAATGAAAGACTAAATAGAGCGACGACAGCtgtttgatgaaaaacatgCAAAGGCCAGGCATTCAATTTCATGCCGTTGAGACAAGAACATTCATGGattgtaaatattttaataaaaacaaggtTTTCATCTGTTCCACTCTCGTACTTATACATACAAATAAGATATTTGCCTATTAATGGAGTCGTTTACAGCTGCATTGTCACATTTGTAACTACCTAATCTTCGTGTTTAGACTAGGAAAATGGCTAACATATTGAGGACGCATAATGTTGTGGTTCTGGACTAGATGCATACAATAGGGTAAAATTTACTTTATGCTGCAGTAAACATGCATCCTTTTACTTTTTAACATCACCACCAAATGACAATGAAATTTAGATTTTAGGGTCAATTTTGCCAATAAAATTCATAATCCAGTTCAAAAATCCAAAACACTGTCTACTGTTTAGACAGATGTTTCTTTAAAACTCTACACATCTGAAACCAGACTATGAAGATGATAAGTATCATTGTGTGTTACCATTCAAGTGACACTTCACAATAAGgtataacacattttgtttgagtTCTAATTGGGGAACAAATGATGAATGGATGAGGAAGTAACTGCCAATAAATCCTTAATTGACAGGCAGATCTGGAGTAACTCCTAATTAAATGTTATAAGGTAGCTGATTAGTTAATTGTAAAACGTCAGTTAGATATTTTGTGAAGGagctaattcattcattcattaactgTTAATTAATTGTTCATTATAATGATCGTTTACTTAATGCATAGTTCCTTACTTCTGAATAACGCGATAAATGGCACTAAACCAATAACAAATCATTACTTCACTTTTATCCACCCATTAGTGTCTATTTTTGTGTCTCCTCAAGTTGTCCATCATATTAATAACAAGACCATGTGGTGCACACCTCAGTTTGTGTTTACTTGACCAGTGCATCATACTGAGTTATCACCAAATACTGAATCGATACTTCATTACCTTATTGTAAAATCTGACTGTTCAAGGGTTCAAAACAGTTAAGGAGCGGCTGCCTTTTGAACACTTTGGATGGGAAAATAGCTGGAGGAGCAAGCAGGCTCAGTCCCTGCTGTTACTCTGTGCAGTAAGATCCACATAATTGAAACATTTCACAAATTCCCCACTGAAAAACACCGTGGAATCAAATGTCTCTCAAAAATCAGGAGGACGACCCGCATATCACACAATACTAAGGCTAAACTGCAGCGGCCTGGGTCCCAGTCCAGCTCCAACccctctgcctgtcctgtccttcctgtctctcccctctCGTTCCTGAAAACTGCATGAGCTGTTCAAAAAATTCCTCCCAAAACTTCTGCTGTGTGAAGTCCTTCCTACATGATTTCTAGACATGCCGGCTTTTCCTTTCACAATGTATGAAACGTGCTGATTGTTTCTATATTTTCATTCTTCCCTGATGCTCAAAGCGGAGGCTGAATTGCAGGTTTGATGGGTACAGCGGCATGTCTCCCCATCTTTTTGTTGCGTACATACTGTTGAAATCGGCCTTCTCCCACGCTGATAGCAGGGGGTCACTCACTGCTGAACGGTTTTATTGGTGTTGTCACCAGTGTAGCGTGAGTGGCAGCTCTCCGTCACGCACAGCTCTCAGTGTGTTGGCATGAACAGCTTGTTGGTGCGGTTCCTGCTGACAAGAGGCTCCGCTCCTCTCCCAACCCCGTGGTGAAAACTAGTGGAGGACCACCCAAAGAGTACATACTTGTAAGTGAACAAAATGATTGATGAGGGGCTGCTGAGCAAATGATTCTTTTTAAACTCCCTTTAAACTCTTGAAGAAAACCATTTCCGAACAAGGCGGTGTTTACTTACAGAAATCCTCTCCTCGATACTAGTCATCCCTCTAAAAAATGTTTGCCTGTTAACGGTCATATTCAGTGCAATTTATATCCCAGTGAAAAAATGTACTGGGTCACAGAATTAGCGGAAAAATAAAGATCGATGAGAGTGGCAAAGCACAGTGGGATTATTTTATGCTCTAAACTTTGCCTCTAGTTTAATACCCCATCCATATCAGTGTACAGCTGCTAGTAATTTAATCCTGTTGGTCATTTTTACTGTACTGCATTTCCAAATTCTCATGTGCACAGCAAGAGCCAGTGGAATGACAAACATCCCACTGAATCATGTGCTGCCTTAATTCAGTTTATTATAATGGACATTTTCCTGAAAGAAATGTATTTGGCAGCACTTTCTAGTTAAGCAAAACTACACCTTGACAGGCAGTGCAATGCAGCCAGCTAAAATGCAGCTGTTTCACTCAGTTTCATCAGGTGCAACCAGTTCCTCTCTCTGATATTGTTATTCCTCTGCTCCAAGAACAGGAAAGTGGACCAAATATAGTGACTCATGAAATTACACATGTAAAATAATTtgtcttttccctttctttAAACGATCACATTCCCTTTTTCTCACTGGGTGGTACCAACACCAAGTCCCTTTGGTTTGGCACAGCAACAGAGTCAAGAGAAGACGCAATGGTCTCGCATCATGGAAAACTTTGTGGGATGGAGAGTGGGAGCCAGGCTGCTCTCAGGAGGCCTGACTGTGCATCTTTCCAAGCCTACATGCTTCCCCTCGCTGTTCCACGCCGACTCCAGCCTCAAGCCAGACGGGGCAGCGAGCTTCACGCAAACAGGAACACAAGCCATGGGGGAGTATATGACAAAGCCATTATGTAAGAATAATATTGAGACCTTTGACCTCAACATCCAGCCGTTTATCTGATTTTGGTTTCCGTTTCATAAGTCGTCACATAGTAAACATTTTCACTCCAATGTGCTCTTGATCAGTGTATCGTGCAACTGTTCGCATTATGTACTGCATGTATATAGTGATTATAATATTGGAATCTATATgaactgcaaacaaaacatctgaaatTGCTCTGCACAGTTCTTTGCAATTTTTCTGGATTACATTCCAAAGCAACAAAGTCTTTCCATGTCGATGCCAAAGCTGGAATGCCACGGCTCAGATACAGCAACATGGGATCAtagggagacagaaaaacaaagggcCACCACCGCTGctgctaatgatgatgattcaaAAAGTCAGGGCCGCAGCCCGTTGTGTTTTCTGCAAACTTCAATATTAACAGATCATAGGTCAGGGGGTCTCGGGCCCTGAGTCTGGGGAGCCTGGAAATGTTTCATtggtttcttttgttgtttgttatttcCAAAAGATTCATGATTCCAGGGTTATTTTCAAAAGATTATCAGGCCACTCTGCTTATGTTGTCCACCCTCTTCAGAAAGGTCAGACATGACTCCCAGATCTAAAATAACAGCAGAGGTAATGGAGTCATGTGCCATATCCAAATATTCAAGACTGTTTTTCCTGTCAGAGCAATTTAGCAGTATGTGTGGATtttgaaacacacagcaggaagaGAATTTAGAAAAAGCGTAATGACGACTGAAATCTGGGGgtttgaatttattattatgcTTGATAACATCAGCggatgtacagtacagaatgtaTTAGTGGACAAACCAAGGTAATCGTATTGCTCATCAGCCTGATATAGCCTAGACATACTATTCCCTTTTGGCGTTCTTTTTTTAGAGATATGACTGTAGAGATATAGACTATGCCTAGCTTCCATTAATTCCAATGCCTTAATCCACTTGTATTACAGTTGTTTTGTTCTAAATTTCACTTGAGATTGAGCAGAAGTCTGAGGGAAAAAAGCGGCAAAGTTCACTCATGCatacctgcagctcctctgagaGGAGTCGCTCTGCTGAACGTTTATCTCATGTTTTTCAAGAATTTGGTATTCTTTCATTATTGTCTTTGTTCGCAAGAGGATGACATGTTAATGAGATTCATATGGAAGCTGCAACAAATCAGATAAATTTCTGATTTTCATACTAACACATTAAACACAGATTGTACACATTTTATATGTCTACTCTGTGACCATTAACATAAATCTCCGCTCAAACCACTGCATCACAAAGTCACAAAACTGTCTCTTATTTGTGAATTGATTCATGGCTCTGAGAAAGTACTTGAAGGGAACTCTTACACATCAACTACTTACAGATGTTTGACACTGGCATCAGCTTCTTCTGCAATTACCAGATGAATTTATtaccataataataatttagagaATGCTGGACATTGCCTAACTCTTGACTGATGATATATTAATTTTGGTCTTTTTAATCACCCTGTGTTAAAAGCTAATTTGGTGTTGAAGTGGGACCTATCTTGATAATTGATGGAGGCATAATCTCATTACTTTGAGCGTTGAGGTCAAAGACCAGTCCAGTGGCCAGTTCGTTTGGAGAGTGCAgcggcctcagctctgagcgcTGTGTCCTCTGGCTGCTTTACACAGCCCACTCCTCTTGCGGTGAATATGTGGCGAGAGTGGCTTTCCGTTCCAAGAGGATACATTGCATTCACCACCCACCCAAACGCCGAAGCACTCTCCCTCTCATATACGTTCTTGCAAAATCAGACCTCAAAGGGCATGCAAGGTTTGACCAGGACAGGCAAAACTTGGGTCATCTGCTTTGAATTTCTCTGAATGCTGGCGAGGAGGCCTAAAGTGCAAATGGCTTCTTCACTGCTATTGATCTGTAGAGAAAGGACTGTAAGGAGCATTGAGATCAGTGACAGTGAGGCTACCTAGAAAAGCAAGCCAGATCATGCATCAGAGTGATGCAGTTTGTTGAGAGATGTgctctcatttcatttgtttttgttatgccCCTGAAAATAAGTTTTGTTTACATTACGTCATTGAATAGATCAGTGCTTGCCGTAATGAAATCATGTGACCTACCTGATGAGCATGATCAACTGCAGGTGTACTTAATAAAAGTGTGTGCCCGTGGCGCGGCTACCCACACAAAGGAAAAGTATGTGTCCTGTGATTATGTCACGTTAAACGCTGCGAATGAAGACTCTGCTAACACAGTTTAATAGATTTATGTAAACTTGCTGATGGCACATATCATCACATATCATTTGGAACAACAATATTCCATTAagtggaaactttttttttaatgcattaatATGATCACAAAATCAAGTGAAGATGagtacacagacacataaacagagAATGGTGGTTATACAAAGTAAGACTAAAGATAATGACAGAAGGGGCAAAAATAAACTAAGGAATACAAGATGGGTTTGTGGTagactaggaaaaaaaaagaagcaaaacagcATCCCAGCAAGAACTGTTTGTGCAGatggatgtgtgtctgtgtggggtgtgtgtgcatgtttactTTGAGATTAGGATaatgggggagggggtgagCATTGGGTTAGGACATGTGATAAGTTAACAACAACGATGCACAGAATATAATTTATGGAAGCAGCAAGCAAGTCAAGTAGCTATAAATCACTCTTAAATATCAACTGTGTTCTTTTTACAGAGAGCAAGCAGTGCACACTGTACAGATTCACTTGTATCTGCACACATTTTGGTCTTTAGTAAGCCACTGGTATGCTTCTACTTTTTGAGCCATGTTtttggtgagtgtgtgaaggATGAGTGGCTTGACTGCTGGATGACCCCAGTTTAAATTTAGTGATTTAATGATTCTGTATGCAGACCTGAAAGCCACACTTAGCCAGGACCATTGACTGAGGACACCCACTATAAACATTTCCTTACAGGAGGCAAACTtgatgagacacacacagagttgagtACGACCTGTTTTATTGTGGAGTATCAGCACACTGTCCAATCAAACATATTACAAATATCAGAGTCACAGCAGATGTTGTGCATGGATAAAATGTggaaatatttatgtttttactgctgcattgttacattatttacattgtTTATATTATCAGCCAGCTTTGCTAGGATTAGATTTGTTACTCTAATAAGCAGCACTGAAACTTATCTTACCCCGGAGGTTTCAGCACACATAATAagataaatgtttatttttctcttggATGTTATTAGCCATGTGTGTCAAAACACACCAGCTGTTCAGGAATCCCAGATAAATTAGATACttccagggttttttttttttttttttcttatatgaTCTTATGCACAGCCCCATTAAAACTGATATAATGTAGCTTGACACCAAggaataaattttattttttattttttttttaaaaaatcagctaACGTTTCAAACAGTCTTGAGGCAAGATGCATTTCATCTGACCGCACCAGCATTAACCTTGTGGAGATCTGTCCCTTATGCTGAAGCATGTCTGTGGTTCATTTATCTTTATGAACGATATGTTCTGagaatgatttaaaataaaataaacacagcacagtGTTCTCCTTCACTTAAGCCCTGATTGTTGTAAACTAGGCTGACTTTCAGTAAAAATGCTCTTATCTTATTGAAAATAAAGTCACCACTGTTCCCGGCATCTCCCTCACTCCACCTCAGTGTGATTTCTTGTATGCGCCTGCCTGGGGACAGCTCTTAATCTATTAACACG encodes the following:
- the slc25a10a gene encoding mitochondrial dicarboxylate carrier, with translation MQEKRISRWYFGGLASSASACLTHPLDLIKVHLQTQQEVRIRMLGMTVNVVRRDGYLALYSGLSASLCRQMTYSLSRFAIYETVRDKINSRSKGLMPFYQKVLLGAFGGFAGGFIGTPADLVNVRMQNDVKLPAELRRNYAHALDGLFRVWKEEGVKKLFSGATMASTRGALVTVGQLSCYDQSKQLVVATGYLTDNIFTHFLASVFAGGCATILCQPLDVVKTRLMNSKGEYGGVFHCLTETAKLGPKAFYKGLVPAGIRLVPHTVFTFIFLEQLRQHFGVVVVT